The genomic stretch TGGACTCTGTCTGTACAATAGCCAGATGTCAGGTCTAAGATGTAATCTGGTCTTTACGTCTTTTAAATTCCTAATGGTAACTATGTAGCCACATCTTCAAAGCAGGGGTAAAAATCAGAACCGAGCCTGTAACTGACACTATCAAAAAGAGCCACAGGAAGATTCGGTCAAGAACTTGAGCTACAAATTTCCAGTCTTGTACTAcctgcaaaagagaaaaagatgccTTTCACTCAAGACACTGAGCAACTGTTCTGTATTCATCTCAAGGGATTTAAAAAGAGTAACATTCAGATTTATAGCATTTACTTAAGTTTTCAAAATGCATCTAATGTCCCAACCACACTACAGGCTCACGTTCTTTCAGGGACTTCGCTAATCATGCCCAAAGGAAGTATCTTGGAACACTGTCATTAGCActggaaaaggaaaatagaaacaatagaatTCCGTGTGCATATGTCAACATTCCTGATCAGAATGGGAAAAGTCTGATTTTTACATGAATAAAAAGCCagtataggccaggtgcggtgactcacgcctgtaactccagcactttggggaggctgaggtggggggatcacctgaggttgggagtttgagaccagcctggccaacatggtgaaaccccctctttactaaaaatacaaaaattagctgggcatggtggcgggcgcctgtaatcccagctactcgggaggctgaggcaggagaatcgcttgaacccaggaggcagagtgtaTCTTAGTATGCCAGTATATCTTGCTAGGGTGCTTCCTGATACTCGTATGAAAAGAAtcacaaatttataatttaagagTTTTTGTGGCCAAATGTCACaggctttcttttcttccactcCACCTGTGCTGCAGCTCCAGAAGGAAGGGTGCTGCCGAGCAGAAGAATCGACCAGGACAAGACAGACATTCACAAAGGAGACGGGAGACTGAGTCCCCTTTActaggaaggggaggggagatgcAGAGAGTGGGCAACAGGTCCATAACATAAAGTCAAGGCACGACTGGCTGAGGAAGTCTGAAAGGAAGGGGAGTCCTCATCCCTCTAGAGTAAATAAATGTCCTCCATCTTGGGGCGGGGGGAAGAAATCTTTgtattaggtttttgttttgtttttttgagacgtagtctcgctctgtcacccaggcttcagtggtgcaatcttggctcactgcaatctccgcctcctgggtttaagtgattctcctgcctcagcctccctagtagctgggattagaggcacttgtcaccatgctcagctaatttttgtatttttagtagagagggggtttcaccatgttggccaggctggtctcgagctcctgacctcaggtgatccacatacctcggcctcccaaagtgctgggattacaggcgtgagccaccacacccagcctgtattagtgtttttaaaagatgttaagaaacaaacaaaaaaaatccgcCCAGCTTGACAGCTGAATGTTTCTTGTCTAACAGCAGTCACTTTTCTAGTGCTTTATTTAAGTGGATGAAAAACATGACAGATTGTTAAGAGAGAGGGTATATGAGGCAGTGTCTGAGAACGCAAGAGAAAATGTATAAGGATAATTCTAAAAAAATtcttagccaggtgcagtggctcacgcctgtagtcccagcactttgggaggccgaggtgggcagatcacaaggtcaggagatcgagaccatcctggctaacacagtgaaaccccatctgtactaaaaaacacaaaaaattagccgagtgtggtggtgggtgcctatagtcccagctactcaggaggctgaggcaagagaatggtgtgaacctgggaggcggagcttgcagtgagctgagatggcgccactgcactccagcctgggcgacagagcgagactccatctcaaaaataaaataaaataaaataattctttcatCAGTTTGTTTAGGGGATGAGGCTCTTGGCACTAATTTTCACCAATTTTAGAGTAAAATACTTGAACCCTATAAAGTGaagttattatatataaattgaaaatatgttacttgctgtaggcaacagatcattttttttttctgtacacttaaaaaaatctgtaaactAAATGACCACATCCTCTTTCCTCACCAAAATATCTATTGTAACACTACATTTTTTATTAATCAAAAAATCTGATTCTTTCTggtcttttatttctaaatactgTGGTTGAACATATCTAGCATCCCATGAAAAATGAGAGATAAATTACCAGAGACCAGGATAACCAACTTAAAATGTGtaattgaggccaggcgcggtggctcacacctgtaatcccagcactttgggaggctgaggcgggctgatcacgaattcaggagatcaagaccgtcctggctaacacagtgaaaccccgtctctactaaaaatacaaaaaattagccgggcatggtggcaggcgcctgtagtcccagctactcggggaggctgaggcaggggaatggcgtgaacccaggaggcggagtttgcagtgagcagaaatcacaccactgcactccagcctggatgacagagggagactccgactcaaaaaaaaaaaaaaaaaaaaaaaaaaagaaagaaaaatgtgtaattgaattatttaatatAGAATTATAAGAAACAATTATAAGAAACAATGCTTAATCAACAGTTGCTTCACTTTTGCTCCTTATGTTTTTGTGAACTACTTCCTAAAAATTCATACTAAGATCACTATGTTATGTCAGGGCTTGCTTTAAATGGTACATGCATAAAAAGAATGTCTTATAATGTCACATTTAAACCATGACAACATTTTATTGTAAACAGATGTCAAAATACTTGTCTTTGGACCACCTTTATAGCGGCATAATTGGGAATACCAGTTTACTCACCTGGCTgataaaatgttctttcttcacATGTCTTGAAATGTATCTAATGGAATCAGCAGCTTTTTCCAAAAAAGCAACCAGAACTTTTTCTCCATCACTaagctgtttctgtttctttttttcgagGCCTTTGCCTTTCACTACTGGCTGACTCTCCTCTTTCTGTGGGAATGAGTAGCGATCCATGTGGTCTTTCATGCAAAGTAATTTTGGAAGTTTCTGCAGAAAGAACCTCTTAACCCAGGGGGCCATGGGGTGGTATGTGGAAGAAGATCTATGGTGAACGTTAATGACAAACACGGTAACAATGATGGACAGGGTCACGAAAATCATGATGAACAGCAGGTACTCCCCAATGAGAGGAATGACTTTGGAAGACGATGGGATGATTTCTTCAATCACTAAAAGGAAAACTGTCAGAGAAACCAAGACTGATGTGGATAATGAAAGTTTTTCTCCTTCATCTGAAGGTAAATAGAACACGAGAACTGTTAGGAAAGACAGCCCCAGGCAGGGGATGATGAGAAAGAGTGTATAGAATAAAGGCAGGCGTCTCAGGACGAAGGAATATGTGATAAAGGGATAGGAGTACATGCCGTCCCTTCTGTTCCCCTT from Rhinopithecus roxellana isolate Shanxi Qingling chromosome 9, ASM756505v1, whole genome shotgun sequence encodes the following:
- the CHRNB3 gene encoding neuronal acetylcholine receptor subunit beta-3 codes for the protein MLPDFMLVLIILGIPSSATAGFSSIAENEDALLRHLFQGYQKWVRPVLHSNDTIKVYFGLKISQLVDVDEKNQLMTTNVWLKQEWTDHKLCWNPDDYGGIHSIKVPSESLWLPDIVLFENADGRFEGSLMTKVIVKSNGTIVWTPPASYKSFCTMDVTFFPFDRQNCSMKFGSWTYDGTMVDLILINENVDRKDFFDNGEWEILNAKGMKGNRRDGMYSYPFITYSFVLRRLPLFYTLFLIIPCLGLSFLTVLVFYLPSDEGEKLSLSTSVLVSLTVFLLVIEEIIPSSSKVIPLIGEYLLFIMIFVTLSIIVTVFVINVHHRSSSTYHPMAPWVKRFFLQKLPKLLCMKDHMDRYSFPQKEESQPVVKGKGLEKKKQKQLSDGEKVLVAFLEKAADSIRYISRHVKKEHFISQVVQDWKFVAQVLDRIFLWLFLIVSVTGSVLIFTPALKMWLHSYH